A window from Streptomyces sp. NBC_00271 encodes these proteins:
- a CDS encoding carbohydrate ABC transporter permease, translated as MTLTHSPAGSANRRRRGAARQSRAGMAFVAAYVVLLVAFGVLPTAYAIYFAFTDAGGKVTGFSNFVTTARDFRFMDAVSHVAVYLAFWLLSLVVFVVALALLLHRLASGSASKALRFFYYIPGALAGAASVLVWLFMLDPTVSPVSSLLGTLGFHTFGEVIAPGNLPLLFTIIAFWTGAGGWIVVMYGALNNIPTDVMEAARIDGAGAWQTAWHVQIPMLRKWIVYMVILAFAGGAQLFVEPQLLSLASVGVAGRDYSLNQLTYDFAFQMNNINGAAAVSVELLVVSVSAAAVFVARSGFFDAD; from the coding sequence GTGACCCTCACCCACTCTCCGGCCGGCTCTGCCAACCGGCGCCGTCGCGGCGCCGCCCGGCAGAGCCGGGCCGGTATGGCCTTCGTCGCCGCCTACGTGGTCCTCCTGGTCGCCTTCGGCGTCCTTCCGACCGCTTACGCGATCTACTTCGCCTTCACCGACGCCGGGGGCAAAGTCACCGGCTTCTCCAACTTCGTGACCACGGCGCGGGACTTCCGCTTCATGGACGCCGTGAGCCATGTCGCCGTCTACCTCGCTTTCTGGCTTCTGTCCCTGGTGGTATTCGTGGTGGCCCTGGCGCTGCTGCTGCACCGCCTGGCCTCGGGTTCCGCCAGCAAGGCCCTGCGTTTCTTCTACTACATCCCGGGGGCGCTCGCCGGCGCCGCCAGTGTGCTGGTGTGGCTGTTCATGCTCGACCCGACGGTGAGCCCGGTCAGTTCGCTGCTGGGCACGCTGGGGTTCCACACCTTCGGCGAGGTGATCGCGCCCGGCAACCTGCCCCTGCTGTTCACGATCATCGCGTTCTGGACCGGCGCGGGAGGCTGGATCGTCGTCATGTACGGCGCGCTCAACAACATCCCCACGGATGTGATGGAAGCCGCGCGCATCGATGGCGCCGGCGCCTGGCAGACCGCCTGGCACGTGCAGATCCCGATGCTCCGCAAGTGGATCGTGTACATGGTGATCCTGGCCTTCGCAGGCGGCGCCCAGTTGTTCGTGGAGCCGCAGTTGCTGTCCCTCGCCAGTGTGGGCGTGGCCGGACGCGACTACTCGCTCAACCAGTTGACCTACGACTTCGCCTTCCAGATGAACAACATCAACGGCGCCGCCGCGGTCTCGGTGGAGCTCCTGGTCGTCAGTGTGTCGGCCGCCGCCGTCTTCGTCGCACGGTCGGGGTTCTTCGATGCCGACTAG
- a CDS encoding ABC transporter substrate-binding protein, giving the protein MTVNKPSSGRESASSKRRAALLAGCAATAALALTACGGGGATSTTTKDGFAQVSQKDGALTVWVDATRVEAAKLYQKRHPDAKLDIVTYDGDANGSNYLQTKVQLFNRTGKGWPDVVFSSQNNEAAWAVDAGFAAPLNKGLILSASLGKFASGANDVCTVNGTLYCLRNDLSQAVLWYNAPLLKKFGYSVPTTWEEYQKLGEKVAKEHPGYLVGDAGDSFTPEIYLWASKCGANHITGPKAVSVNTTSEACTKMAKLMDVLIKNKSMSISGVFSTDFGKNKADKVLLMPGPAWYGGALFEGTFKTPAKQIAVAPIPQWQGETSPSTGNVGGGTWLLSKHSAHIKAATDFLKWVTTDNAYQGEKAPGFPAYTPTAETWLKGQGASGYFASDLSALKDASSQVWNGWGSGQFSQEAIWAATVKPGLTQGKSVVSLLPAWQDSIVKYAKSNGYKVSQ; this is encoded by the coding sequence ATGACCGTCAACAAGCCTTCGTCCGGCCGGGAGAGTGCGTCCAGCAAGCGGCGCGCGGCGTTGCTGGCCGGCTGCGCGGCAACCGCAGCGCTGGCCCTGACCGCCTGTGGAGGCGGCGGCGCCACGAGTACGACGACCAAGGACGGCTTCGCCCAGGTGTCGCAGAAGGACGGTGCGTTGACCGTCTGGGTGGACGCGACCCGTGTGGAGGCCGCGAAGTTGTACCAGAAGCGGCACCCGGACGCGAAGCTGGACATCGTCACCTACGACGGCGACGCCAACGGCTCGAACTACCTCCAGACCAAGGTCCAGCTGTTCAACCGCACCGGCAAGGGCTGGCCGGACGTCGTGTTCAGCTCCCAGAACAACGAGGCGGCCTGGGCGGTCGACGCGGGCTTCGCCGCTCCGCTCAACAAGGGCCTGATCCTCTCGGCCTCCCTGGGCAAGTTCGCGAGCGGGGCCAACGACGTCTGCACCGTGAACGGCACCCTCTACTGTCTGCGCAACGACCTCTCCCAGGCGGTGCTCTGGTACAACGCGCCGCTGCTGAAGAAGTTCGGCTACTCGGTACCGACGACGTGGGAGGAGTACCAGAAGCTCGGCGAGAAGGTGGCCAAGGAGCACCCGGGCTATCTCGTGGGTGACGCCGGCGACTCCTTCACCCCCGAGATCTACCTGTGGGCGAGCAAGTGCGGCGCCAACCACATCACCGGCCCGAAGGCTGTGTCGGTGAACACCACCAGCGAGGCCTGCACCAAGATGGCCAAACTCATGGACGTGCTGATCAAGAACAAGTCCATGTCCATCAGCGGGGTCTTCAGCACCGACTTCGGCAAGAACAAGGCCGACAAGGTCCTGCTCATGCCGGGTCCGGCCTGGTACGGCGGCGCGCTGTTCGAGGGCACCTTCAAGACGCCGGCCAAGCAGATCGCGGTCGCACCCATCCCTCAGTGGCAGGGGGAGACCTCCCCGTCCACCGGCAACGTCGGCGGCGGTACCTGGCTGCTGTCCAAGCACTCCGCGCACATCAAGGCAGCCACTGACTTCCTGAAGTGGGTCACCACCGACAACGCCTACCAGGGGGAGAAGGCGCCGGGCTTCCCCGCGTACACGCCGACGGCCGAGACGTGGCTGAAGGGACAGGGCGCCTCCGGATACTTCGCCAGCGACCTCAGCGCCCTCAAGGATGCCTCCTCCCAGGTCTGGAACGGCTGGGGCTCGGGCCAGTTCAGCCAGGAGGCGATCTGGGCCGCCACCGTCAAGCCCGGCCTGACCCAGGGCAAGAGCGTCGTCTCGCTGCTGCCGGCCTGGCAGGACTCCATCGTCAAGTACGCCAAGTCCAACGGATACAAGGTCTCCCAGTGA
- a CDS encoding carbohydrate ABC transporter permease, which translates to MSRSHHQPSHRRPVRRLASRLLTGSVLAGFLAFFVLPVLWLVLAATKTDQQLVHDNPLSFGSFHALKANWDALTAFQDNAVMQWLGNSALYAVISLVITLGVAIPAGYALAMTEFRGRHTLLIATLVVMLMPNATLVVPLFLEINAVHLIGTMWSIILPYSFYPFGVYLTYIYFTTAVPKDLLAAARMDGCSEVRVFWHIALPLATPVIALVGFFSFVANWTNYFLPYVMLPESDQMPIQVGVGSLLSNVPSFNPAVGNLAIERPQLALATLVAIMPVLIVFLFAQRFLVSGMLAGATKE; encoded by the coding sequence ATGAGTCGATCTCACCACCAGCCGTCGCACCGCCGGCCCGTACGGCGCCTGGCCTCCCGGCTGCTGACCGGATCCGTACTGGCCGGGTTCCTCGCCTTCTTCGTGCTGCCGGTGCTGTGGCTCGTCCTCGCGGCGACCAAGACCGACCAGCAACTGGTCCACGACAATCCCTTGTCCTTCGGCTCCTTCCATGCGCTGAAGGCCAACTGGGACGCGCTCACGGCGTTCCAGGACAACGCCGTCATGCAGTGGCTCGGCAACTCCGCCCTCTACGCGGTGATCTCGCTGGTCATCACTCTCGGCGTCGCCATTCCCGCGGGATACGCCCTGGCCATGACGGAGTTCCGGGGCCGGCACACCCTGCTGATCGCGACGCTGGTCGTGATGCTCATGCCGAACGCCACCCTGGTGGTGCCGTTGTTCCTGGAGATCAACGCCGTGCACCTGATCGGCACGATGTGGTCGATCATCCTGCCGTACTCCTTCTACCCGTTCGGTGTGTACCTGACGTACATCTACTTCACCACCGCCGTACCGAAGGACCTGCTGGCGGCGGCACGGATGGACGGCTGCTCGGAGGTCCGCGTCTTCTGGCACATCGCGCTGCCGCTGGCGACCCCGGTCATCGCGCTCGTGGGCTTCTTCAGCTTCGTCGCCAACTGGACCAACTACTTCCTGCCGTACGTCATGCTCCCCGAGAGCGACCAGATGCCCATCCAGGTGGGCGTCGGATCCCTGCTCAGCAACGTGCCGTCCTTCAATCCGGCCGTCGGCAACCTCGCGATCGAACGGCCGCAGCTGGCTCTGGCGACGCTCGTGGCCATCATGCCCGTGCTGATCGTCTTCCTCTTCGCCCAGCGCTTCCTGGTCAGCGGGATGCTCGCCGGCGCCACCAAGGAATAG